ATGATCTCTATATAAGCGCGCTCACAGCGCCTTCTCAATGCCTCTTAAACTATTTTTTGAGTTTTTGACGCATATTTGCCCAAGAGCCTCAATAAGTGCATCGATTTCAGGCTCTTTGCTGTTCCAGCCAAGGCTCATCCGGATCGCAGAGCCTGCAACTTTGGTCTCATACCCCATAGCCAACAGCACATGTGAGGCCGAGACTTTGCCCGAAGAGCAGGCTGATCCGGAACTCACTGCAATACCAGCAAGGTCAAGACGGATGAGCGCCATTTCGCCTTTCATATCCGGAATGGTGAACTGGCTTGTATTTCCGACCCGTTCAGCATCGGCGCCAAAAATCACGACATCAGGATTCAACGCCCGCAGTTGATCTTCAAAGCGATCACGCAATGCCTCCAGCCGTCCGAATCCATCTGACGTGTGCAAGTCTTCGCTCGCAGCCTGACAAGCGGCTCCAAACCCAACGATACCAGCCACATTTTCCGTGCCCGCCCTTAGGCGATTCTCTTGCGGTCCACCCGTGATAAGGGGCTCGGGTTCGGTTCCTTCATGCGCCATAATCAAAGCTCCAACCCCTTTGGGGCCACCGAGCTTGTGCGCAGAGAGCGAAAGACTCGAGCAGCCAAGCTCGGTCATATCCAGTGGAATACGGCCAGCAGCCTGCACAGCATCAAGATGAAAATAGGCGTTGAACTCTTCCGCCAGAGCCGCGATCTCGGCAATCGGCTGAACGACGCCGGTCTCGCTATTGACAGCCATAACGGCAATCATCAGGCGACCTGTTTGCTGGTCATGCGCTTCAAGCATCTGACGCAGGGCTGATACATCAACGACCCCGCTTGGCAAAACCGCAATTTCGCGCCGCTCTTGATCACTGAAGCGACCACCGGACAAAACCGATGGATGCTCAATGGCACTCACGAAAAGAGCAGAAGCCGGATCAGGCTGATACTCGACTTTCATATGCGGTGTCAGCGCGAGCATATTCGCTTCGCTGGCTCCGGATGTGAAAATCACCTGACGGGCAACACCGCCGACCAGATCGGCCACTTGCTGGCGGGCCTTTTCTAGCAACGCGCGTGCCTCTCGCCCTTCCTTGTGAACCGAAGACGCGTTGCCAACCACATCCCACGCCTCCATGATGGCAGCCTTCACACCGGGGCGCAAAGGAGAGGTCGCATTATGATCAAGATAGGCGCGCTGCATTTTTCTTTCCTGTAACTTGCCCCTCGGAACCGTCCCGAGGCTTCTCTTGAGCATTTACCATGGCCCGAGGCAAATTTTGAGACAGTCCGCTAAGATAATTCGTCTACCCGCTGCGAAAAGACTTGAAATTCAACCATCCATTTGTGTTAAGAAGGACAATCAAATGGATCGCACTTTAGCTTGGCCTCTAGTTTTGAACCATTCTAAAACAGCTTTATAAAACTTGCGCCAATTAGTCAAGTTTTATAGCCCCATCCTTTTCGAGGGATGACCGCTGAATGTCTGAATGTACACATGTAAGTGAAACAGGCTCTGGCCAAAGCTGTGGGATCCCCATAATGAACCAATTTAAAAGAGGACCGGGCACCCTATGCCAGAGGTGATCTTTAATGGCCCTGCCGGACGCTTGGAAGGACGGCTGCATCCTTCCAAAAACCGCAAGGCCCCCATCGCACTGATTCTTCATCCGCATCCCCGCTTTGGCGGCACCATGAACAACGAGATCATCTATCATCTCTATTACATGTTTGCGCGTCGTGGCTTCACCGTTCTTCGTTTCAATTTCCGCGGAGTCGGCAGGTCGCAAGGCACATTTGACCACGGCGTGGGCGAATTGTCAGATGCGGCAGCCGCTCTGGATTGGGTCCAGACATTTCATTCAGAAGC
This genomic window from uncultured Cohaesibacter sp. contains:
- a CDS encoding cysteine desulfurase family protein, with the translated sequence MQRAYLDHNATSPLRPGVKAAIMEAWDVVGNASSVHKEGREARALLEKARQQVADLVGGVARQVIFTSGASEANMLALTPHMKVEYQPDPASALFVSAIEHPSVLSGGRFSDQERREIAVLPSGVVDVSALRQMLEAHDQQTGRLMIAVMAVNSETGVVQPIAEIAALAEEFNAYFHLDAVQAAGRIPLDMTELGCSSLSLSAHKLGGPKGVGALIMAHEGTEPEPLITGGPQENRLRAGTENVAGIVGFGAACQAASEDLHTSDGFGRLEALRDRFEDQLRALNPDVVIFGADAERVGNTSQFTIPDMKGEMALIRLDLAGIAVSSGSACSSGKVSASHVLLAMGYETKVAGSAIRMSLGWNSKEPEIDALIEALGQICVKNSKNSLRGIEKAL